Genomic window (Deinococcus cellulosilyticus NBRC 106333 = KACC 11606):
TAGGCATTGACGCCCCCAAGAGAATGCCCCAGCAACACCACCTGGTCCAGTCCCAGATGCAAGATGAACTGATGCAGGTCGTTCAGATAATCTGCGCGGGTGTAGCTTTCTGCATGATCGCTGTATCCGTGGCCCCTCTGGTCCAGACAGATCACCCGCCACTGGTCCTGCAGGGCCTGTTGTAATGGATGAAAGGTGCTGCCCCGCCCAAAATGACCATGCAAACTGATCAGGACAGGGAGGTCGGTTGCAGTGTCGGTGTAGCTCAGCCGCAGGTTTTCACTGTAGAAGAATTTCTTGTGCATATGTTCTGTTCATACCAGAAAACCCCGGGGGCATTCCATAAGCATATTCACCTGTCACGACAGGCCCTGTATTCTGATGGAATGAGCCATGACACGCTGCAAAGGCTGGACCACCTGTTGAAGGCAGCCCGCATTCGAGAAGAACAGAAGCGCCAGGAGGAACTGCTGGCCCAGCAGGCCTTGCTGCGCAGGAATGAAGAGATGTTGACGTTTTTCCGGTCTGAGCTTCTCCCCTTTGCAGAAGAAATCGTGAGCAGGTTGCGTGCTGCAGAGATCCCCTCCCTCCTGTACTTCAACACCAGAGAGCCAAAATACAGCATCAAACTTGAAATTCATCCGATCAAGCAGGGCACCAAATGTTCCGGCTTCATGGAGTTTTCCTACAGCATTCAGAGGGACACCTTGCAGGGCTATTTCGATCACAAGGGTGGGGCCGCCAGAAGTGTGCAGGTCGATGGTGCCAGGGATTTAAAAGAGCAGTTCGGCAACATTGTGCTGCTTTTCCTTGAGGAAGCTTTGAATTCCTGAATCATCAGCAGGAGGATGGAACTGTGACTGCTCTACCGTCTTACTGGCTCAGCCTTCCCTCTCCTGATTGGGATGAGGGCACCTTGCAGGTCTTCGGACAGCTGTACCAGCAGCATGTTGCGTCAGGACAGGGAGGCTGGATGCCCGGTGATGTCCCTGTTCCCCTGTGGTCTTTTCTGCGCTGGATGGAGCAGCATCCTGTGGTCTTTCATGGCTCCGGGAATCCAGACATTGAGGTGTTCGAACCAAGGACACCTCTGGACTTCTCTGCAGATGCCTTCAGCAAACAGCATGCGGTCTTTGCCAGTGGAGACGGAATCTGGGCCATGTTCTACGCCATTCTGAATCGCCCTGTTCGATTTCTGAATGGTGCTTTGCAGGTCAGACAGCAAGCAGGGTGGAGCCCCATGCACTACTTTTTCTCGGTGAATGGGGCAGCAGACCGCACACAACTCTGGAGGGAGGGCACCCTCTATGTCCTGCCAAAATCAGCATTTCAACCCCAACCCCCTTACCTGATGCAGGACAGGGAAATCCTGGAACCGCAGTGGATCTGCCCACACCCCGTCCGGCCCCTGGCGAAAATCCAGGTGAGCCCTCAGGTTTTTCCTCTGTTGTCGCAGGTTCGTTTCCATGACCAGCAGCATGTGGATTTCTGGGCAGCACAGGACCCAGAAGGATTTCCCTGGCTGAATGCAGATGGAACCCCCAGAAGCCTTTGAGCATGTCCTCTGGGGGCAAAGTTTACTGCTTGCGGTTCTCTGTCAAAACTTCAACAGAGGCAGGCTCACGGTACTCCTGATCCAGGGCACTTTCGAAAGCTTCCAGAATTGTCTCAAAACGGCCCACATGCAGGGGTTTTTCAATGCCATCTCGTTGGGGCAGCACCAGGTCCACACTCCAGCTTGCCGAGGTCAGACCCACATCAATGGGGGTGAACCGGAACTCACCCGGGCCAAAGTCCAGAGGAGCCATGATGGCATCTCTGGGGTCCCCAACAATGTTCAGGGAGCGGCGCTCCTGCAAACCTTTCAGGGTGGTTTCCACACACTCCCGGGTGAACTGGTCGTTCAGGTAGATGCCTTCTGTGTCGGTGACCGCCACATCAAAATTGCGGTCTGGTTTGACGATGATGCTCAGGTGCGCCATGGTGGTGCCTCAGGTGCTCTGCTGGAGTGAAGAGCGGTACTTCTGTTTGGCCTGGGGATCAATCACCAGATCGGTGCTGTCCACCATCTCCACTTCCGGGGTTTCCCGGGCAATTTTGATGGCAAGGTTGTATTCGTGCTGGCTGTCCACGGCCCCCTTCAGGACCACTCCATGGCCGGACTGCAAGACTGCAATGGGATCATCTTTGAGTTCTCCGTTGGCTTCCAGCCTTCTGAGCACTTCTCTTGCAATGCTGCTTCTTCTGCGCAGTTCCTGAATTTCTGCCTGGGTGTACTGGGGGCTGGACTGGGAGGCCGTCTGTCTGGCAGCAGATTGCACCTTCAGGTCCGAGGTCTTGACGCTTCTGACCCCTTTGATGCTTTCAGCAATGGTCTCCAGCAGGGATTTGTGGTCCTCCGTGGGAACGTCCCCCTTGAGAACCACCTCTCCATTTCTTTCTTCCACCTGCACAGGCAGGTCGCGAGACACTTTATTCTGTCCAAGCACATCTTTGATCTGTTCAACAATGCCTTTTCCAAAGGGCCACATGGTGTGCCTCCTCCAATTGAATGTCTGTTTCAGCGTAGAC
Coding sequences:
- a CDS encoding BON domain-containing protein, with the protein product MWPFGKGIVEQIKDVLGQNKVSRDLPVQVEERNGEVVLKGDVPTEDHKSLLETIAESIKGVRSVKTSDLKVQSAARQTASQSSPQYTQAEIQELRRRSSIAREVLRRLEANGELKDDPIAVLQSGHGVVLKGAVDSQHEYNLAIKIARETPEVEMVDSTDLVIDPQAKQKYRSSLQQST